The sequence ATAAAATTCGTATTTCGGATTTAGTTTTAGGGCCGATCACCAAATTAGGCCCGGCCCAGTGCCGTGGTCATCAAGAGAAATGGCAACCGAGTGAGGAAGTGAAGAATTGACACAAGGGCAGGGCAGCGCCATCTCCACTCtcctctcaaaatcaatccaaaaaacTCTCCAAAATCACAGAGAAGGGAACCAAGAAgacagaaaacaaaatcagtCATGGGAAGTAGATTGGGGAGGAGGGTAATTCACTTCGCAAACCTTCCCATCAAGCTCTTAATGCCCACCAACTTCACCAACATCAGAGAAATCGCTCTCAAAACCATCCCATCAGCTTCCAAGGTCGAAATCAAGCGCGTCCTCGAATCCCTCTACGGCTTCCAGGTCGAAAAGGTCCGTACGCTCAACATGGagggcaagaagaagaagcgtGGTGGCCTATTGTTCGCCAGACCCAATTACAAGAAGGCCTACGTCACGCTCAAGAACCCGCTCTCGCTTTCTCAGGACCTCTACCCGATTGGAGTCGTCGAGCAGGAGAGGAAACAGATGAGCAAGCAATCCAAGTCCAGCGTCGTCGAAGAAGGTGAAACTGAGAAGCATTGGCTTTACGGGAAGGACAAGGAGGAACCTCGGAGGGTTAAGAACGACAAGGGTTCTGCTGTTTTCGGCGACGGTGTGGCCAAATTTCCCTGGAGCACCATGAGGTTTCGCTAGGCAGGTTTGAAGACTTTTGGAACTGggtttatgtttttttgttgggattttgaaatttatgatATTTGAAGTTTGGTGAAAACTTGTGGCCATGTTTGAAGACTTTTCAATAGGACTGGAGCATTTAGCTTTCAATTAGCAGAATAGTATAATATTTATGGttattatcttttattttaccAATAATTGTGCAAGCTCATATGTGATTAGTACTAGTGaagtttgaaattgttgaGGATAGAAGCATATTGGAAACTTGCATTGAGTATTTTTCCTATCTCCTCTAATAGGATTATTATGACATGTGACATGCacgaattttttgtttttgtttgattgataATCAATGTAACCAGAAAAAATGATCAAGTACTCCTCCAAAAGTTTAGCATAAAAGTTGTTTGTCCTCTAATTATATTCGACTGAAGAAACTTGTTGCTGCTTGAGCATCTCGTGTGACCTATTGTTGAAAGCTTGTAGGCTTGTAGTTGTAGCAAATGATGTAGTCTGCCAGACGTTCTATAGGCGGCAGAATTATTTTAGAGAAAATTAATGTGTAAGAATAGGAAAACTACAGacattttttactttttatttatttttgtgtataCATTATGGATAGGCAAGCAATAACAAACTATCAACTATCCCTAAGACAGTTGATATGGTGTTCTTAAAGGCTTAACTCTCATATGGTGTGGGGTGTCTTGGCTTCCTAGATTAATGTAATTCAGGACATGGATGACCTTCGTCTGGAGGGGGTTCTTCTGCCAGCTGGGTTGGGTCTTTGTTGGCCTTCTCCAGTTTCATTGCCCTCACCTTttgcatggaaagagttcttAATTTTTCTCCATCCCAAACTCCAACCCGACACATTCTTTTGCTTGCTGCCTATCCTTTCATACTCTTGCTGCAGCTCAGAGTAGTCACTCTGCAGCTCTGCCATCTTTATCTTTACATTCTCAAGTTCTGCTTTTAGATTCTTAATCTCTGCATCTGTTGATGAGTGGTTCCCTTCCTGTTCAGAGTTATTGCCACTTTGTGATTCCTTCTCTTGCATCGACGTCCTCATCTTTACTTGTTCTGAGAAAAGCACCTGCACATGTTTCATATTCTCATCCTCTAGTGAGAAATGCCAATTTTGACAGAACACATACTGGTTGGCACTCAGATTAAGGGGTCCATGTCTGATAAATGAAATGGTCTTCAAATGCTCAGTTAATTGTGTATGCCTTTGTGAGGATTTTACATCTGTTTAAGTTAAGGGTCTATCTTCTATTAATTGTGTTTCCCTTTTGAGAGGAATGTCTTTGTGAAATCCATTTTTCAGAAGCATTAtggtttctgaaattttttggtgtcATAAAAAGGGGGAGCAAGGGCATAAGTGTTATTTGAAGGTCAGGGAACAGTTAAGTAATGATTAATACGTTTTTGTAACAATTAATATACAGCAGTCCAAATTGGCACTATACAAGATTAAAGTGATTGAGTTCTTGTAAGAGTCTGATTGActtttataattatatgttGTTTTCTACCAATTTTGTATGATGCTGGTGGAATGCTAATTTGCTAGAAAACTCTTAGTATGAATTCTCCAGTCgctaagtgattttttttccaaagtgtAGATGAACTTTTGTAAGACGATATGTGGTTCTAGCATGTTTggtgggagattgaaattatttccttccaatttctAGCAATTATTCATACCTGAGACCTGCCCTGCCCTGCCGCATCTCACATCTTTATCACTTAACCCAAAGCCTAAGGGCAAGTTATAGGCTTTTATTCTGTCTATGTTGCAGAAATTATCTCACAGCGTTTTATTTGGTTAGTGCCTAGGTGGTTGAAGTTATGTGACAATGCCTGCCATTTAGCACATATCTGAGTGAAATGAGGTTAGATGCCACTGTGATCTCCATTGTCGTTTAGCCCCTTAGGTTGCTCTTGCATATTTTGTCTGTAgcaattgcattttttctAGTGGTTTTTACTAAAAAGACCGTAAGAGGCCCATAAATGTCTCTGagttaatttttaattttgttactttttgggggttggaGGACTAATGGATTACTCCGTGTGTTTGTAGTATGAATTCAATGTGCGTAAAAAATACTGCTACACAACAAAAAAGGGGCCATGTGATCTAGGTGGTTGAAGTTATGTGACAATGCCTGCCATTTAGCACATATCTGAGTGAAATGAGGTTAGATTCCACTGTGATCTCCATTGTAGTTTAGCCCCTCAGGTTGCTCTTGCATACTTTGTCTGTAGCAATTGCATTTTTTAGTGATTTTTACTAAAAAGACTGTAACAGGGCCATAAATGTCTTTcagttaattttcttttttgtttcttttgagGGGTTGGGGGACTAGGGATTACTCCGCGTTGGATGAATTTGGCTATGTGTTTGTAGTATGAATTCAATGTGCATAAAAAATACTGCtacacaacaacaaaaaggggGCTTATTACAGTCTGTagtaatttccttttttattctcattgattttcttcttctcaaaagCCTCTCTATTAGTGTCCTTGTGATGCTGcgtataaattataaatacctTAGCTTGTGGTTGGTAGAGGTTCTTGGGttgcatttctttttcctgttaTTACATATAAACTTTAAGTatctttataatttaattcaaaTGCAAGCCACTAAATATGTCTTGATAAAAGACCTAGATTCCTTAAGGATATAACTGAtatcttaaaatttttaacTAATTTTCAGCAGGGACCAATGATacaaaatttatgttttaaccTCTTTTGTGATTCTTAAATGTTACCTGGACAATAGTTCTCATAGGCAGTCGATCATTTTGTGCAGCGTGCATGCATGCGTCAAGCGATAGTTTATCACAGTTCATTATTGTACATAGCTTTCTCCGGTCATGCTCAGGTAGTGAAGGATGTGTCTGAAAAAAAGGGTTAGATTTTAGGTTATAAATTGCTTTAGGTGTAAACTAGAGAAACAGGTGAAAAAGTAACCTTGAGGTAGGTATCAATGGCTCTGTAGAGACCATCATCACACGTCCGTGCATTTTCTGGCAGTAATTCAGCCAATATTTGAAACTTGGTTATGGAGAGGTTTGGGTCTTCGGCAATCTCTGCTAGGTAGTTGTCTAACAGCTTACTAACATTGATTCTAGCAGTCTTCTGTTGCTGTCCTTGCTGCTCATGCATCAAGAAATATTCCACAATCCTTTGCACGACTTCAGTGTCGTGCATTGTGCATTGTGCATTCTTCAGGTGAACTGTACTACACATTATGAAAATTAACAAGAACAAGAGTGTTGGTTATCAATTGACTTCTTTGAAGGATTCTATTGtaattatgttgttgaatctgactaaataaataatgtagAATACTCACTTAACTAGTTTCCCTGGATCTGCATTATTGCAACTAGGAATCAACAGATCATTCACATTGGCATCTTCTAACGTCATCCCCACTCTCTTTTCAAGCTCTGAAATCAAAGCTGGTGATGCAGAGTACAGCATGGCCATCTTTAACATCCTCAATAAGAACTTACATGAAATAGCTTCATTTTGAGGAGGAAGTACGCTCACTAGGCTTTCAATAATTGCTTTTTGCTCCTTGCTGTGTACGTAACCCCCTTCCTCTTTACTCCTACTCAATATACTGAACTGGAGGTCATTTTTTCCGAACCCGTATCCTCTTAGTCCTTCAAACTCTGCATTCATGCCTGGCAACCATCTCTCTGCATAGTGCATGATACATTTACCTACAACTTCTGGTCTTGTACTCTTTGCCTTTATTGCTGTTATAATCCTCATGAAATGATCTATTCGAAAGGTAGCCACTTCATTAAACCACCAGCCTTCTTGACAGTCTGTATCTCCGACAATGTTTACTTTAGAAGTCTTCCAAGCAATTGAGTCACAGCACCTTCTGAcaatttgaagattttcagCCCATGGAGATAGAGTTTCACAAGATTTAAGTACAGTAATGGTGTCTTTCCACGAAGAAAGGACTACAAATGTGAGAAAAGCTTCAGTCTTAGAAATGAGATTTCCATCTTGAAGATCTTCtgtcatttctagaaattCTGAGGCGCATCTTAGTGGTGCTATGTTGATAGGGTTCAAGTCCATTGGAAGAccataacaaaattttaaaatgatttcGAAGGTTTCCGATCCACCTGGGAAGCTTTCAAGCTTGAGGTCATAgccaaaatttgaaattgaaggCTGAAATTCCAATCGACCAATGTAGCCACATTTTGATATCAAGGGATActgtaaaaagaaatagaaatgaAACAGGAACCAATTGAGTACTTTGTATACGTGAGTTTTCCCCTGGTtgcatattattatttagttCCTATGAAATGTACTGTACAAAATTGAATTCATAAGACAAAGTTCATGCTGTGGCATTCAAGCTAGTGTGCAAGTATGTCAATAATTTGTATGAAGTCCAAATGTAGGAAGTGATGCAGTCACCTATCATTGCTTTATAATTGTTGGGTTTGTGTGTTCTCTTTGTAGATAATTTACTTTTATAAAGTATATGGCATGCATTATGTATGCGCAAAATAGGAAGGCATAAACATtatgattaaaataaaaaattggttgATTCAATTTAAGCACCGAGTATTGTGTAGCATGTACTGTTAAGATTGACTTTAACCTTGATTGGCACATAAGTTATAGGAATTGATACTAGGAAAGAGTTATGGCTGTCCCATGGTCAAGCagaaagggagaaagagaacACTCTAGTTGCTTCACTTGAAAATGTGCTTTTCAACGGTTAGTTTTGCTTTGATGTAGAAGAGGAAAATAAATGGCTCTGATATTATGAAACCACACAAAGATATTTTCAACagaggagaaagaaagggaGGGTTCCTAAGTACTCTGTTATTTCAGTGTACCTTGATGACAGGACGTACTGGTTAATTCACTGGAAAATTCTTGCATGTGGTGTATGTATCTGTTCTGAATTATAATACATGGATCAAATAACAGTTCCTTTTGGGAAAAACATCATCTTGAATGTAACCTAGCATCTCTATTAGAATAACTATGATCATAAATTGAAGGCATGTGATGAACTTAATATTTCTggttgtttatgtttttttgtaCTGGAATTGTGTATTATGTAAGAAGTTTGGTTTTGCTTGCAATTTTCTCTAAACTTCTTGTATGCAAAGTTTTTATGAGCTCTTTTAGGTATCAACTTATTGAGTATGTTTGTCTTGCTCCGTAGTTACCTTGTGAACGATAAAGGTGACATCTTGAACTTGAATTGTTAGGTCTGTTGGGACATGAGAAGTGATAAACCTGCATGAATTCACCAAAATAAAGAGTGAGAGGGATGAGAAACAGTTGAATAGGATATGGAGGTGCACAAATCTGTTGTTATTGAATGTTCtgcaaaagaaataatattttagCCTAGATTTTCTCTAGGAGCAGTATAGTATAGATCTTTAATGATAAAACTGGGTTTCTTGCCAATTCTATGATGCAATTGTAGTTGTACCAGgattgttctttcttttcgaAGCTATTTGCTATGGTGATGTGTTTGGAAGGAATTACGATGCTTTGTCTTTGAGTGCCCTCGTAAACGCTCTCAGGAGTTTGTGGTAGAGTTTGAGACTTCTTCATGGTGACTTGACTCCTTCGCTGGATATGTTTTTGAGTGACACTTCATTTGGATGAATAACATGATATAAGAACTGGGATGTGATCTGAATAAATGCATGAGAAGTGAGTCTGTGGTTGTGATCAATGTCCTCTTAAGAGGGTTGGTGGAGTGCCCTCTAACTGTTGCATCATCTGATTGTGACACGAGACTAATTTGGTGAATGTGTTATGAAAGAGACATGGAATGTGGGCTCTCTTATTCTTAGAGGTCAGTTATCGGCCATGTAAGTATGGAAGCAACCAACAGGTGGTTGTGTGGTTATAAATATAGACAATCTCTTACATAATTTTGTGTATCTCTTGGAAAGAATAATTAAGTATGAGTTGATTTAACATCTAGTCTACTAATGTTGCATGTGGATGACACTTCTCTAGAACAATGCGAAAGAAGTTGGATTAATATTTCCTCGATGGAATTTTAACCCACACAAATCAACACAATCTATGTAACACCTCCTCAGAAAAATTCCCAAACCAAATACGCGTGTCCACAAAAGCATTGCCCTTTTCTATAGCTATCCTTATTGTAAATGGTTATGACAGATTTAGTTGAATGTATTGCTATCCTTATGGATTTCAAGACgagatcttttttctttttggtgaatAGCGATGGTCTAAACTATAAAGGGGATGAAGTTTTCACATGCTATCAAGGTGTCATGGGAGTTTGAAACTGAGATCACCAGTATGCAAATTAAGGTCATTTTTCGTCGGGCTAAGATTCGTTGcccatctttttatttttagtttttggtaTTAGGTGACGAGATTTTGAATAATGCAATAACTGTGttgaagaaattttgaataaaattttctttctttttaagtgTAATGTGATTTTTGACAGGTATCCCTTGTATGTTTTTGTGGTTGAGGTTCTACTTGTGCATGTGCTCCTAACTTGTCGTGCATGCATGATGTGTAGCGACACATCCATGCGCATGTTGGTGTAAAATACACATGACCTTTCTTTGAGCTCAAGAATTGAAGGTTTGGAAAGAGAACCTTGGCATATGCTTAATTAATGTTTTGTCCCGTGGAAAAATGTCCGGAATCTCACTTTTGCCCTGTGAACGTTACTTTGATTCAACTCGCCCCTTAAACTGAAGTTTCATATTTTACTTTACCTCAACTTGTGAAGTTTGTCAAATTTTTCGTCTAAGGTGGTGATGTGACttatgtattattattattattttgttatgtgacttatgtattattattattattttgttatatgtAAGCCACGGATAGATTagattcaaatttgatttctttttaaaaattgaaaagacaTAAAGGCTAACATTGGTTTTCATTCTAAGAAATGTTTTTCCGGCTTTTTGCCTATGACTTCTCTATGAAATAATGTAACAAAAATTCGTTGACGGCTTGTTAAAGTAATGGAGGCGACCTCATCTGTAATACCTGCTAGCCTCCCACATCCTCCGATTCTTACACTTTCTCCCACCATCTACGAGTCCTTGGTGTCTCAGAACCTCCTTCCCCCCCCTAAGGATTCGATGGAAAAAGGaaggatgagagagagagaaaattaataagaaattaaaagaggGAGGGGGGACTCGTTTTTTTATGGGTGGATTTTTAACTGCAACGATCACACGAGTTTCATTTCAGCCctcaaaaaaatattcaaacaaaaatttagAGGGAGGATCCCCATAAAACATTCTTGAGTGCGTATATAACTACTATAATTTCGTATCAATTTAAGATGTAGAACTGTAGTTTTAAGGGTGTCTTACACATAAATTGTTATGATTTAGCCACCCACATATACAATACTAGCTCTGTATCCTACATGTACAAATACATGAGGGCATGTGAAGTTGATTGTGGAATGCTTGAACCATTTTCCTACTATACTCAATAACTTTTTCAAAGTGCGATTTGACaaatatgtttaattttaatttggtgtTAGTCTCATTCAGTTTTCACTTTATTTAAGAAAATCTCGACAAttgtaaatttatattaaaaaaataaaacaaaaggtaaTGCCAGACACGGCcgaaatttcaaaaaaagagGAGGGGCAAATTCGGGCACCAAACCAAATATCAAAGATCTGACTTTTGTTGGTCTTCGTCGTGGTTGGCGGTTTCTCCTCGGCACCCTATATAAAACGCTGAACTCAAAAACacgaaaaaggaaaaacgaagaagagaaagaaaaaaaaagcgtTAAGTCATTTTCCTCTTTGCTCTTATGAGATTCAGATCCAAACATCCACAAAAGAAGGAAACGTGGGAGGGAGCTGAACAATCTTGAAAATGGCGACGGTGTCTCCTCTGGCTAAATACAAGCTGGTCTTCCTGGGCGATCAGTCCGTCGGAAAAACCAGCATCATCACCCGCTTCATGTACGACAAATTCGATACCACCTATCAGGTCTTTTTCCATCCCCTTTATAATTTCATTCTATTTGGGTGAGTTCTTGTTCCGATCGcccaattttaatttcttttgtgtgATTTTGGGTATATTGGATTTGCAGGCTACGATTGGGATTGATTTTCTGTCGAAAACGATGTACCTTGAAGATCGGACAGTTCGTTTGCAGCTTTGGTAAGGATGCATCCAGGTTCCTTGTGATTTATGGTTGCTTAAGTAAATGGTTTTGTAGTGAATTAGGATGAAGGTTTTAATgacaatatacatatatgtgtggGTGTGGGTGGGTGGGTGTCAATTTGTTTGAGGTTGATCCAATTGTTTGTTGTTTAAAGTGAGTCGGCGGTTGCATCGGATCCATATGGATCACAAAAatgatttgtttctttctattctgaaattatcttgAGGAGCAATTTGGATAAATTTATTAGAGTTGGGGGGAAGGTGGCAAGTTTtctaagtttttcttacaCTAAGCTTGCATGGGGCTGAAATCTTGATTATGACAATGGTTAAGATCTTCATTGTGGTGCATCTATGGTCAAAAAGTGAATGGCAACTCTGCTTGAAAGAATAGAGCTCCCCATTAGTAAACCAATTtgtgcattttttatttatacaaagtTCGGCAGAAAAAGGTGTGTGTTCTGCTTCATGGTTCTTTTGATGACCATTTGGTAGATCAAACTTTAGGGCTTGTTACTGCTACACACTTGTTGATTTGTGAGTTCATGTTTGTGTACATGATGTATATATTTCTTTAGTTTgctatttatctttttttttccctcctgAAACATGGCTTTTTAACTTTACAGGGATACTGCAGGGCAAGAAAGATTTAGGAGTCTCATTCCAAGCTACATCAGGGATTCCTCTGTTGCAGTGATTGTTTATGATGTAGCTAGTGAGTTTTGATCAAGAGAAGTTGGGCCTTTTAGAATCATTTTGTAAATTCAaaagtttcctttttcaatatgaaattcattttctaattgaaAACTAGAAAACTCTTGTCATTATTCATCCCTTTTTTAGTAAGCACTAAACA comes from Prunus dulcis chromosome 6, ALMONDv2, whole genome shotgun sequence and encodes:
- the LOC117631877 gene encoding LOW QUALITY PROTEIN: BTB/POZ domain-containing protein DOT3 (The sequence of the model RefSeq protein was modified relative to this genomic sequence to represent the inferred CDS: substituted 1 base at 1 genomic stop codon) produces the protein MKKSQTLPQTPESVYEGTQRQSIVIPSKHITIANSFEKKEQSWFITSHVPTDLTIQVQDVTFIVHKYPLISKCGYIGRLEFQPSISNFGYDLKLESFPGGSETFEIILKFCYGLPMDLNPINIAPLRCASEFLEMTEDLQDGNLISKTEAFLTFVVLSSWKDTITVLKSCETLSPWAENLQIVRRCCDSIAWKTSKVNIVGDTDCQEGWWFNEVATFRIDHFMRIITAIKAKSTRPEVVGKCIMHYAERWLPGMNAEFEGLRGYGFGKNDLQFSILSRSKEEGGYVHSKEQKAIIESLVSVLPPQNEAISCKFLLRMLKMAMLYSASPALISELEKRVGMTLEDANVNDLLIPSCNNADPGKLVKXNAQCTMHDTEVVQRIVEYFLMHEQQGQQQKTARINVSKLLDNYLAEIAEDPNLSITKFQILAELLPENARTCDDGLYRAIDTYLKTHPSLPEHDRRKLCTIMNCDKLSLDACMHAAQNDRLPMRTIVQVLFSEQVKMRTSMQEKESQSGNNSEQEGNHSSTDAEIKNLKAELENVKIKMAELQSDYSELQQEYERIGSKQKNVSGWSLGWRKIKNSFHAKGEGNETGEGQQRPNPAGRRTPSRRRSSMS
- the LOC117631876 gene encoding uncharacterized protein LOC117631876, coding for MGSRLGRRVIHFANLPIKLLMPTNFTNIREIALKTIPSASKVEIKRVLESLYGFQVEKVRTLNMEGKKKKRGGLLFARPNYKKAYVTLKNPLSLSQDLYPIGVVEQERKQMSKQSKSSVVEEGETEKHWLYGKDKEEPRRVKNDKGSAVFGDGVAKFPWSTMRFR